The Jannaschia sp. M317 DNA segment CTGTTCGTCACTCTCTCCTTATTGGTTTTCGGCTTCTTGTTTTGACGCCTCCGCAGGACTTGGTGCCTCGACAAATGCCTTGGTTGTCTCAAGCCCCAGTCGCATATGATCGCGGAACGCGTCTTGCATCGCCTTCAGGTCATCCCCCAAGGCAAGATGTATGTAATCATCATGGCTTTCACACTTTGGCACACCGGTCCTGTGTGCGCGACAGTGCGCGGCCAATACAATCGCAGATGACCGCGCAGGCCGGTCCATGTGTTTTCGAGGATGCGGTTATTGGCATGCTCATAAACAAGACCATGCAGATCAAGTTCAGCCTCAATGGCGGCAGCGTGATCAGATTGATCTGATCGCCTTTTTCAGAATGCTATTCCGAAGCAAAAACTCCTTTTTAAAGCCTTTGCTGCGCCGATGCCAAACTTGTTCGAATGCAAACTGCTCCAGGCAGGTTCGCATTGCGTAGATGTCATTCACATCCTCCAGTGAAATATCCACCACACGTGTCCCCGTGTAGGGCACGTTGACCAATAGTCCCTCATCAATGAATTGCCGCATCGCCTCGCGCAGCGGCCCGCGACTGCCCCCCCAGACGAAGCGCCAGTGAATTTTCGACCACCTGGCTGCCTGGCTCAAGCTCACCCGTCAAAATTGCATGCCGCAGGAGCGCGACGATCTGCGCGCTCATCGTCTGCCGCTTCGCGGGACAATCCGAGAAGTAGAACAAAAGTGCGGTTTCCGGCAGTATGTGAAGGTCGGCATGGGGCCGCATAAATCATGTTATATAACAACTTCTTAGCCCTCATTTCAGAGGTCAGATAACCCCTCTTCCGCCGGTATTTGGAGGCAAGGGGTCGCGCAGGGCCGCGAACGGCGTTAACCAGCCCCCGGTGCCGGTCAGGCACCGGCCCTGCTCTCGATAGGAAACCGATGTTCACCTGCGTTTTGACTGCTTCGCCCAACCGCCCTGTCATCGAACTGCCGCTGGTCGAGGCGCTGCGGAACGGTTGGGGCGGGGGCGACGCACGTTGGCTGAACCGGGGCGTGGCCGCCGAATTCGACCTGCCCGCCGTCCCCGACACGCAGGCCGCGACACGCCTGGACCTGGACGCGCTTGGCATCGACCTCAATATCCTGCCCCGCGACGGTCGACGCAAGAAACTGCTGCTCGCGGATATGGATTCGACCATGATCCAACAGGAATGCATCGACGAACTTGCCGCCGAAGCAGGTGTCGGTGACCGCGTTGCAGCCATCACCGCGCGGGCCATGAATGGCGAGATCGACTTCGACGGGGCCTTGCGCGAACGGGTGGGGCTGCTGGCCGGACTGGACATTTCGGTCATCGACAAAGTCCTGGCAGATCGGATCACCCTGATGCCAGGCGGCCCCACGCTTCTGGCCACGATGAAGGCCGGGGGGGCCCGTGCTGCCCTCGTCTCCGGCGGATTTACCGCCTTTACCCAAGCCATCGCCGCGCGGCTAGGCTTCGACGAACACCGCGCCAACACCCTGCTGACAGCAGACGGCAAGCTGACCGGCGAACCAGGCGTGCCCATCCTGGGAAAGCAGGCCAAGGTCACCGCACTGGAGGAAATCACCGCCGCCATGGGCATAACCGAGGCAGAAGTCATTGCCGTCGGCGACGGGGCCAACGATCTGGGAATGCTGACCCGCGCGGGCATGGGCGTCGCGCTCCATGCGAAACCCGCCGTCCAGGCCGAGGCCGGGCTGCGCGTCAATCACGGTGATCTGACGGCGCTGCTCTATCTGCAGGGCATTCACGTGGACGCCTTCGTGACACCTGCCTGAGGTCCCGGAACAACCGACATCGAACCGTCACCGAATCGCAATGAACCGCAGGTAGCAGGCCGGCAACCCTGTTGCCTACGGATCCTGCCATGACCGAGATCGACCCGCTCCGCTTCGTCCTGCACGCCTTTCTGGTGCGCCCAGGTTTCCTGCGCCGGCCACGTCGCCGCTGACCCTTCCTTGTTTCACAAATATCGCCGGGGAGTTTGAGGGGCAGCGCCCCTCATCCGCCAAGCAAAAAGCAACGGGCCGCAGGCGCACCGCTTGGTCGCAGACTACAGCCCGGCCTCTGCGGCGATCTGCGCCCGCGACTTGCGCGCCCGCTCTGTCGCGGACTTGAGCTGACCGCAGGCCGCCATGATGTCCTCCCCTCGGGGGGTGCGGATCGGCGAGGCATAGCCCGCCTGCATCAGAATCGTCGCAAAGGCGCGAATACGGTTGTTTGACGACCGGCGGTAGGGCGCGCCGGGCCATTCATTGAAGGGGATCAGGTTCACCTTTGCCGGGATCCCATCCAGCAGGCCGACCAATCGACGCGCATCTTCGTCGCTGTCGTTCACACCATCCAGCATCACGTATTCAAAGGTGATCCGCTCTGAATTCGACACTTTGGGATAGTCCTTCAGGGTCGCCAGCAACGTCTCGATATTCCAACGCTTGTTGATAGGAACAAGCACATCGCGCACTGCATCCGTCGTCGCGTGGAAGCTGACGGCCAGCAGGCAGCCAATTTCCTGCGCGGTGCGCGCAATTTCGGGCACCACGCCAGAGGTCGACAGGGTGATGCGGCGGCGGCCAAGGGCGATGCCTTCACCGTCCATGACGATGTTCATCGCATCGCGCACGTTCTCGAAGTTATAGAGCGGCTCGCCCATGCCCATCAGAACGATGTTCGACAACAGACGCGGTCCCGCGTCGCCGGTGCCCGTTCCCGGTTCCGGCCATTCGCCCAGATCGTCGCGCGCAAGCATGACCTGCCCCACGACCTCGGCGGCCGTCAGGTTCCGCACCAGCTTCTGGGTGCCGGTATGACAAAACGAACAGGTCAGCGTGCAACCAACCTGCGACGACACGCACAGCGTTCCGCGTCCCTCTTCGGGGATATAGACTACCTCCACCTCGTGTCCGCCCGCAATGCGAACCAGGTACTTGCGGGTTCCGTCCTCGGACAGTTGCCGGGTCACGACCTCAGGCAATTCGATGACGAAATGGTCCGCCAGCAGCGCCCGGAAATCCTTGGACAGATTGGTCATCCGGGCAAAGTCGCGCTCCCCCCAGTGATACAACCACTGCCACAGCTGGTTGACCCGCATCTTTACCTGTTTTTCGGGCGTCCCCACCTCCAACAGCGCGGCGCGCAGGGCGTCACGGGTCAGGCCGATCAGGTTCGGCTTGGCACCCGGGGCCTCCTTGCGGGGGACAGTCAGGGCGTCGGGGGTGATGGGGGCTTTCATGGCAGGCTCCTGCAAGCGGGCGAGCCCGGCATATAGGGGTGGGTGCGGCGAAACTCAAACGTTCCGCACACGGTCCGACCAGGGGCCGATGACGTCCCGTCTAACCGCAGCGCTCTTCGGCATCGGTGACGGCAGCGGTGAAGCCCAGCAGGCTAAAGGTGTCCTGCGTGCGCGTGCCCCGCCCAGACCGACCCGTGACAACGGCCTGCGCGCCCCGCTTCATCGCAGAGATGATACGCTCGTCATCCGTGGGCGACGCAGCCCAGGCCAGTTCGCCATCGGTGAACATCTCGAACCGATCGGACCCGATCTCGATCGTCACGGTAGATCCGTCGGCATAGGGGTATCCACCCGTGGCGGACACCTCGCCCTTCTTCTCGGACCCCGGCCAATAGCTGACGAACAGGCGGATGTCGCCGCGCCGCGCCGCGACTTCGCGGCCATCGCGGGTGTTGCGGATCGACTTTGGTGCCGACACGATCCAGCATTGCGTCGGATTGTCCTCCACGAAGACGGACCAGTCGGTCTCCGTGTTGACGCGGTTGGAGCTTTCCTGTGCGGCGACCGGCATAGCCAGTGCGGCGGACAGAAGGAGGGTCCCGATTGCCTTCGAAATCATCTTGCTACTCTCTGCCTCAGCGTCTTGCGCGATACGGGCGGTCCGGTTGACCTGGATCCTGCCCCGGGACGCGCGGTTCCCAAATCTGCGGCACGATGTTAGCGC contains these protein-coding regions:
- a CDS encoding invasion associated locus B family protein, translating into MISKAIGTLLLSAALAMPVAAQESSNRVNTETDWSVFVEDNPTQCWIVSAPKSIRNTRDGREVAARRGDIRLFVSYWPGSEKKGEVSATGGYPYADGSTVTIEIGSDRFEMFTDGELAWAASPTDDERIISAMKRGAQAVVTGRSGRGTRTQDTFSLLGFTAAVTDAEERCG
- the rlmN gene encoding 23S rRNA (adenine(2503)-C(2))-methyltransferase RlmN produces the protein MKAPITPDALTVPRKEAPGAKPNLIGLTRDALRAALLEVGTPEKQVKMRVNQLWQWLYHWGERDFARMTNLSKDFRALLADHFVIELPEVVTRQLSEDGTRKYLVRIAGGHEVEVVYIPEEGRGTLCVSSQVGCTLTCSFCHTGTQKLVRNLTAAEVVGQVMLARDDLGEWPEPGTGTGDAGPRLLSNIVLMGMGEPLYNFENVRDAMNIVMDGEGIALGRRRITLSTSGVVPEIARTAQEIGCLLAVSFHATTDAVRDVLVPINKRWNIETLLATLKDYPKVSNSERITFEYVMLDGVNDSDEDARRLVGLLDGIPAKVNLIPFNEWPGAPYRRSSNNRIRAFATILMQAGYASPIRTPRGEDIMAACGQLKSATERARKSRAQIAAEAGL
- the serB gene encoding phosphoserine phosphatase SerB, producing the protein MFTCVLTASPNRPVIELPLVEALRNGWGGGDARWLNRGVAAEFDLPAVPDTQAATRLDLDALGIDLNILPRDGRRKKLLLADMDSTMIQQECIDELAAEAGVGDRVAAITARAMNGEIDFDGALRERVGLLAGLDISVIDKVLADRITLMPGGPTLLATMKAGGARAALVSGGFTAFTQAIAARLGFDEHRANTLLTADGKLTGEPGVPILGKQAKVTALEEITAAMGITEAEVIAVGDGANDLGMLTRAGMGVALHAKPAVQAEAGLRVNHGDLTALLYLQGIHVDAFVTPA